One Endozoicomonas gorgoniicola DNA window includes the following coding sequences:
- a CDS encoding DUF748 domain-containing protein produces the protein MRRFIKAVILGVTFYALFGFAILPATLHLAINLFSPRIINQPLHLGGIHLNPFSLRLTLQSLKIGDLQDPILGFSELSVQAGWNSLSGTPHIRAIELNDPVARIVLDEQGEINLSHLLHSNDLSPSAESKREQKSQSEQESVDFSLTLDSLSINNANIHFMDQLIAEQSGQPFTVALDSLNLKLQNFNWPESTSTYSIEGNIQEQGRLALSGNVQLPARKVSTQVDISQLDITSLQPYVTSFSYVGLNRGFLTLSAKLDWLPESGLSALAQINLDQLKLVDRRDQSDVLAWKSLALQPIEYHQHSNSLTINQIQLQQPNVKIAIDQSLNVNLASLLKQSGLKQSGLKQGDLTAEQPHQDTDSPISFSIRQFDIENAFIDFADHSFQPGFATPIRRLNGQLNGLALPTDQTATLVLKGQVDRYSPVNIKASLIPSKPLDTTSISMSFNDVELTTLTPYSGRFAGYLIEKGHMDLDLNYQVTDAQLKAHNAMLLDNLTLGEPVDSQEAIELPLKLAIALLKDRNGHIDIQLPVSGDLNNPEFELGSFMRMALTNMLSNIVAAPFDFLASLVGGDAETMSSVQFAPGTPVIPLQQTDSLNQLFVALYERPEVELEIRGTASIREDWPLIAQAKIEDAIELSWQDYQAVNTLDNDILTEDIRLELMAQLAEAQAINIESASTLKAINQQLVSQWPYDEIALRGLAIERSKSIKNYLVEQGLSPERLFILNADTTEQQVSGRGVETRMEIKVL, from the coding sequence ATGCGTCGTTTTATAAAAGCGGTTATCCTCGGCGTTACCTTTTACGCTCTGTTTGGCTTTGCCATACTACCCGCAACACTACATCTTGCTATTAATCTTTTCTCTCCGCGCATTATTAACCAGCCACTGCATCTGGGTGGCATCCATTTAAACCCTTTTTCTCTGCGGCTAACCCTGCAATCGTTAAAAATTGGCGACCTTCAGGACCCCATACTTGGCTTTTCAGAACTGTCTGTTCAGGCAGGCTGGAACAGCTTGTCAGGTACGCCTCATATAAGAGCGATTGAACTGAATGATCCTGTTGCCAGAATTGTCCTTGATGAGCAGGGAGAGATTAATTTAAGTCATCTGCTCCATTCCAATGACTTATCACCTTCAGCAGAGTCTAAACGTGAACAAAAGTCTCAATCTGAACAAGAGTCAGTCGATTTTTCTCTGACTCTGGATTCGCTGTCAATAAATAATGCCAACATCCATTTTATGGATCAGCTTATTGCCGAACAGTCAGGCCAACCATTCACAGTAGCCCTGGATAGCCTCAACCTTAAACTCCAGAATTTTAACTGGCCGGAAAGCACCAGCACCTATTCCATTGAGGGCAACATTCAGGAACAGGGCAGGTTGGCGTTATCCGGCAATGTACAGCTACCCGCCCGGAAAGTATCGACACAGGTTGATATCAGTCAGTTGGATATCACCAGCCTTCAACCCTACGTCACCAGCTTCTCGTACGTTGGTTTAAACCGGGGTTTTCTGACTCTCTCGGCAAAGCTGGACTGGTTGCCGGAAAGCGGTTTGTCCGCCCTCGCCCAGATCAATCTTGATCAGCTGAAACTGGTCGACCGCCGTGACCAGTCCGATGTTCTCGCATGGAAAAGTCTTGCCCTCCAGCCTATCGAGTACCATCAACATTCAAACAGCCTGACCATCAACCAGATTCAACTGCAACAGCCGAATGTAAAAATCGCCATTGATCAGAGCCTTAACGTCAATCTGGCAAGCCTTTTGAAACAGAGCGGTTTGAAACAGAGCGGTTTGAAACAGGGTGATTTAACCGCAGAGCAGCCCCACCAGGACACTGACTCCCCTATAAGTTTCAGCATCAGACAGTTTGATATTGAAAATGCCTTCATTGATTTTGCTGACCACTCCTTTCAGCCGGGCTTTGCCACACCAATCCGTCGTCTCAATGGTCAGCTCAACGGGCTGGCATTACCCACGGACCAGACAGCAACACTGGTGTTGAAAGGTCAGGTTGATCGATACTCTCCGGTTAATATCAAAGCCAGCCTGATACCTTCAAAACCTCTGGATACAACCAGCATAAGCATGTCGTTTAACGATGTTGAACTAACGACGCTTACCCCCTATTCAGGAAGATTTGCAGGGTACCTTATTGAAAAAGGTCACATGGATCTTGACCTGAATTACCAGGTCACCGACGCTCAGCTGAAAGCCCATAACGCTATGCTGCTGGACAACCTGACCCTGGGGGAACCAGTGGACAGTCAGGAAGCGATTGAACTTCCCCTTAAGCTCGCCATTGCCCTTTTGAAAGACCGGAACGGACACATTGATATTCAACTGCCTGTCAGTGGCGACCTGAATAACCCGGAGTTTGAACTGGGGTCATTTATGCGTATGGCGCTCACTAATATGCTGAGCAATATCGTTGCCGCTCCTTTCGATTTCCTTGCCTCTCTGGTGGGGGGCGATGCTGAAACAATGTCATCCGTTCAATTTGCTCCGGGTACGCCAGTTATTCCTTTGCAGCAAACAGACTCACTGAACCAGTTATTCGTCGCCCTGTATGAGCGACCTGAGGTAGAACTGGAGATTCGGGGGACTGCTTCGATTCGTGAAGACTGGCCACTGATCGCTCAAGCAAAAATAGAAGACGCTATAGAATTGAGCTGGCAGGATTATCAGGCGGTAAACACCCTGGATAACGATATTCTGACCGAAGACATAAGGCTGGAGTTAATGGCACAGCTGGCTGAAGCTCAGGCCATCAATATCGAATCAGCCTCAACCCTGAAGGCGATCAACCAGCAACTGGTCAGCCAATGGCCCTATGATGAAATTGCCCTGAGAGGCCTGGCTATTGAGCGCTCAAAATCCATCAAAAACTATCTGGTAGAACAGGGGCTAAGCCCTGAACGTCTTTTTATTCTGAATGCTGACACGACAGAACAGCAGGTTTCCGGGAGAGGTGTAGAAACCAGAATGGAAATCAAGGTGCTTTAA